DNA from Brachyspira aalborgi:
AAGAAAATCTATAGTCGATTCTACGGCTGGAGTGACAAGAGATATTGGAATAGCGAAAACTTTTATAGAAAATATTGAATTTAATATATTCGATACTGGCGGACTTTTAGATATAAGCGAAGATATTTTAAATGAAAAAGTTAGAGAGAAAGCTTTGAAAACGGCGACTGAAGATTCCGATATACTTTTATTTTTAGTTGACGCTCATCAAAACCATCCTGACGACAAACATTTTATAAACGCTATAAGAAAATCAAATAAACCGATTATACTCGTAATTAATAAAGTTGATGCAGATTCGCATAATCAATTAATAAACGAATTCTACTCGCTCGGCATAAAAGAAATGGTAAGCGTTAGCGCCGAACATAATAAAGGAATAGACGACTTAAAAGAAAAAATTTTGAATATATATAAAAGCTTTAATAAAAATGAATTTAAAGAAAAGAAAAAAATAATTGAAAATTCGGAAAATGAAGATAATAAAAATTTAGAAGAATTTATTGCAGAAAAAAATAAAGTAAATATAGCAATAGTCGGAAAACCAAACGCTGGAAAATCTACTCTTTTAAATACTTTAATCGGAAAAGAAAGAAGCATAGTTTCAAATATCGCGGGAACGACAAGAGACCCAATAGATGAAACTTTTAATTTTAACGGAAATGAAATTTGTTTAATAGATACGGCGGGAATAAGAAAAAAGAAAAATGTAAATTCCGATATAGAATATTATAGCGTAAACAGAGCGATAAAATCAATAGAAGCTTCCGATGTTTGTATTCTTATGCTCGATGTTTTTGAAGGTTTAACAGAACAAGATAAAACGATAGCAAATTTAATAATTGAAAGAAAAAAAGGAATAGTAATCGCTGCAAATAAATGGGATATTAGAGAGAAAGGCATAACTTGGAACGATTATGAAACATATATGAAAGAAACTTTTCCCGTTTTAAATTATGTTTTTTACGCGAAAGTGTCGGCAACTAAAAAAAAAGACGCCGAAAAACTTTTATCTTTGGCAATTAGAGTCGCTAAAACAAGAAGACAGAAATTTGAAACTCATTCGCTTACAGAAACTTTTGTTAGAGCTACAAGAGAATATACGATATCGGCAGGCGGAAGTCCTTTTAAGATTTTTTACGCGACTCAAACGGGAATAAATCCGCCAGCTTTTGCAATATTTTGTAATAATCCTCATAAATTAAATTCTCATTATAGAAGATATTTAGAAAATAAATTTAGAGAGATTTTTGATTTTAGAGGAACTCCTATAATTCTTAATTTTAGAAAGAGAGGTAAAAAAAATGATAGTTAAAATTATAAGCGTTCTAATTTCTTATTTAATAGGAGCGATTCCTTTTTCATTTATAATTGGAAAAGCAAACGGGCATGATGTGAGAAAGGAAGGAAGCGCTAATCCAGGAGCTAGCAATGTTTTAAGATTATGCGGAAAAAAAGCGGGAATTCTTGCATACTTCTGCGATATTGGAAAGGGAATGATTGCGGTTTTAATTCCTTCGTTTATATTGAAAGGACAAAATAATATTTTAATTATATGCGCGGTTGCCGCGATAATCGGACATGTATTTTCAATATTTTTAGGTTTCAAAGGCGGAAAGGGAGTTGCGACAAGCGCGGGAACAATGTTTATGCTTGCTCCTGTAAGTTTGATTATTACAATGGTATTTTTCTTTATAGGTTTATTCGCTTCAAAAAAAACTGTTGCAATGGGAAGCACAGTTGGAGCGATAATGTTTCCGATAGTTTTGAGCGTTTTATATTTTAAGTTTAATTTTTTGTATAGAATATTTTTTAATATAGATTATAAACTCCTACTTCCTATAACGATACTTTTGGCTTTGTTTATAATAATAAAACATATACCGAATTATAAGAGATTATTAAAAGGCGAAGAAAATAGTTTTTCAAAAAAATAATCTTTAATTAATTTATAATTAATGAAAAACTTTTTTTAATCGCCAATTTTATTTTTCTTTAATAATATTTACTATTTAAAATATTTATAATTTAAAATTATTATTTAAAATTTATTTTCCAAATACCGCTTCATAATCTTTTTTGAATTTTTCTATTCCTTGTTCGGTTAAAGGATGTTTCGTCATCTGCTCTATAACACTATAAGGAACTGTTGCAATATCCGCTCCAGCTAATGCGCATTCTGTAACATGTATAGGATGTCTAACGCTTGCAGAAATTATTTCAGTGTCAATACCATGCGTTGCAAAAATATCGGCTATCGTTCTTATTAATTCTAATCCATCTGTAGAAATATCGTCCAATCTTCCTAAAAATGGCGAAACATAAGTAGCACCCGCTCTTGCTGCAAGCAAAGCTTGATTGGCGGAAAATATTAAAGTGACATTCGTTTTTATTCCTTCTTTAGATAAAATTTTAACCGCCTTCAATCCTTCTACAGTCATAGGAATTTTTACAACCATATTTTTATGAATTTTAGCAATCTCTCTCGCCTCTACAATCATATCTTCAGCTTTTATAGTAGTAGCCTTAACCTCGCCCGAAATAGGACCATCAACTATTGAAGTAATTTCTTTTATAACATCGTTAAAGTTTTTTCCTTCTTTAGCTATCAAAGACGGATTTGTCGTAACTCCGCATATTACTCCCATATCGTTAGCTTTTTTTATATCTTCAACATTTGCCGTATCAATAAAAAATTTCATAAAAAATTTTCTCCCATTTATTTATAATTTATTTTCAATTTTCAATATTATATAACTAATAATAATTTTATCAATGATTTAATTTATATTGCTTTCTTTAAGAAATAATCCAATTCCGAATAATATTATTATAATTCCAACTAATTGTTTTAAACTGACGCTTTCGTTTAATATAAAATATCCTAAAATGCAAGCGCCAACGGCTTCTCCTAATATAGTCATAGAAATTACGGTTGCAGAAAACCATCTTAAAAGCCAAGTAAATATAAAATGTCCGAGCATAGTCGATATTAAAGTTAAACATAAAATATAAATCCAAGTTTCAAAAGAATATTCAAAAAAATTAACTTTAATTATAAAAGAAAGAAAACCTAAAAATATAAATGCGGGAATATAAGTAAATGCCGTATAATTAATCGCCGATAATCTTTTTCTAATATATTGTCCTATTATAAAATTAACGCTTATAAAAATAGCGGCAATTAAAGCCAAAAAATCTCCAAATAAAGCTTTCGGATTAATTTGAAAATCTCCTAATCCGATTATAAAAGAACCAGCAAAAGCGATTATAAATCCTAATATTGCCTTATTTGTATATTTTTCTTTAAAAATAAAATATCCGAATATTAAAGAAAATAAAGGCTGTAAAGTCACTATTACGGTAGAACTTGCAACCGATGTAAAATTTAAAGATTGAAACCATAAAAAATAATGCAGTCCTAAAGAAAAGCCAGAAATTATGCATAAAATAATATCTTTTTTAGTTAATGATTTTAATTCTTCTCTATTTGATTTTTTTAAAATTGTTAAAGGAAAAATTAAAATAAAAGTAAAAAATAATCTGTAAAAAGCCGTTATTGAAGCGGGAGCGTTTGCAAGCCTTACGAATATTGCAGATGCAGATAAAGAAGCGACTCCTATAAATAAAAATATTCCCTTTCCCATTAAATAATAAATTTTAACAACCTTATAAAATAAATCGATAACATTTTATATTAAAAAAATTATATTTCAATTAAACAAAATATTTTATCGTATTGTTTTTTTATAAAATCCGTTTTACAATAAAATAAAGGAATTATTATGTTAAAAATAACTGTTATTGGGCTTGGTTTAATGGGAGGCTCTCTCGTTAAAGCTTTAAAAAAATCTAAAAAAAATTATAGAATTTGGGCTATAGATACGAATAAAAAAAATATAAAATCAGCATTAAAAGACAAATATATAGAAAAAGGTTTTTATAATTATTCAAATATAAAAGAAGCTTTTGAATTTGCAGATATTATTATGATTTGCTCAATTCCTTCTATAGCTTTAAATATAATTAAAAAATATAAAAATTTAATTGGCGATAAAAAAATACTTTCCGATTTCTGCGGAGTAAAAAAAGATATTTTCAAAGCGACTTCAAATAAAAAATATATCGGACTTCATCCTATGGCGGGAAAAGAAAAAGGCGGATACGATAATTCAACGGAAAGTTTATTTAAAAATTCAAACGCTATAATAGTGGCAAACGATAAAGCAAAAAAAGAAGATATAAAAAAAATAGAGAAATTATCGAAAGATATCGGTTGCAAAAAAATAATTTTCTCAAATGCAGAAAAACATGATTATATGATAGCTTTCACGAGTCAACTTATGCATATAATCGCATGCTCAATAGTTAATCATAAACAAT
Protein-coding regions in this window:
- the der gene encoding ribosome biogenesis GTPase Der gives rise to the protein MKNIAILGRPNVGKSTLFNRLVGRRKSIVDSTAGVTRDIGIAKTFIENIEFNIFDTGGLLDISEDILNEKVREKALKTATEDSDILLFLVDAHQNHPDDKHFINAIRKSNKPIILVINKVDADSHNQLINEFYSLGIKEMVSVSAEHNKGIDDLKEKILNIYKSFNKNEFKEKKKIIENSENEDNKNLEEFIAEKNKVNIAIVGKPNAGKSTLLNTLIGKERSIVSNIAGTTRDPIDETFNFNGNEICLIDTAGIRKKKNVNSDIEYYSVNRAIKSIEASDVCILMLDVFEGLTEQDKTIANLIIERKKGIVIAANKWDIREKGITWNDYETYMKETFPVLNYVFYAKVSATKKKDAEKLLSLAIRVAKTRRQKFETHSLTETFVRATREYTISAGGSPFKIFYATQTGINPPAFAIFCNNPHKLNSHYRRYLENKFREIFDFRGTPIILNFRKRGKKNDS
- the plsY gene encoding glycerol-3-phosphate 1-O-acyltransferase PlsY, which produces MIVKIISVLISYLIGAIPFSFIIGKANGHDVRKEGSANPGASNVLRLCGKKAGILAYFCDIGKGMIAVLIPSFILKGQNNILIICAVAAIIGHVFSIFLGFKGGKGVATSAGTMFMLAPVSLIITMVFFFIGLFASKKTVAMGSTVGAIMFPIVLSVLYFKFNFLYRIFFNIDYKLLLPITILLALFIIIKHIPNYKRLLKGEENSFSKK
- a CDS encoding prephenate dehydrogenase; protein product: MLKITVIGLGLMGGSLVKALKKSKKNYRIWAIDTNKKNIKSALKDKYIEKGFYNYSNIKEAFEFADIIMICSIPSIALNIIKKYKNLIGDKKILSDFCGVKKDIFKATSNKKYIGLHPMAGKEKGGYDNSTESLFKNSNAIIVANDKAKKEDIKKIEKLSKDIGCKKIIFSNAEKHDYMIAFTSQLMHIIACSIVNHKQFLESFGYEGNSLGDHTRVGTIDANMWSELFLYNSKYLSKSLSQYINCLSDFKKALNNKNIKELKKLMINSNKIKSKRLKK
- a CDS encoding DMT family transporter — translated: MGKGIFLFIGVASLSASAIFVRLANAPASITAFYRLFFTFILIFPLTILKKSNREELKSLTKKDIILCIISGFSLGLHYFLWFQSLNFTSVASSTVIVTLQPLFSLIFGYFIFKEKYTNKAILGFIIAFAGSFIIGLGDFQINPKALFGDFLALIAAIFISVNFIIGQYIRKRLSAINYTAFTYIPAFIFLGFLSFIIKVNFFEYSFETWIYILCLTLISTMLGHFIFTWLLRWFSATVISMTILGEAVGACILGYFILNESVSLKQLVGIIIILFGIGLFLKESNIN
- the fsa gene encoding fructose-6-phosphate aldolase translates to MKFFIDTANVEDIKKANDMGVICGVTTNPSLIAKEGKNFNDVIKEITSIVDGPISGEVKATTIKAEDMIVEAREIAKIHKNMVVKIPMTVEGLKAVKILSKEGIKTNVTLIFSANQALLAARAGATYVSPFLGRLDDISTDGLELIRTIADIFATHGIDTEIISASVRHPIHVTECALAGADIATVPYSVIEQMTKHPLTEQGIEKFKKDYEAVFGK